In a single window of the Gossypium hirsutum isolate 1008001.06 chromosome D02, Gossypium_hirsutum_v2.1, whole genome shotgun sequence genome:
- the LOC107907856 gene encoding uncharacterized protein → MSNEHVEDVDQEMYIRDRELDETESATPSVNPLGNQPNIERENVRDRDNSHLLRIIADALQRVAGTGIDPSTTENWMESTKRVLQQLECTRRESLICAVSLLQGEAYLWWESVIRHLPTEQVTWDLFQKEFQKKYVGELYIEDKRQEFLMLKQGNLSVVDYEREFSRLSRYASEFIPTEADSCKRFLRGLRDEIRVQLASHRITEFIDLVERAKMVEQVLGLDKKPEIARSTGKRASITISNPLPKRSRESRGGWR, encoded by the exons atGTCGAATGAACACGTGGAAGATGTAGATCAAGAAATGTATATCAGAGATAGAGAATTGGATGAAACAGAATCAGCTACACCGAGTGTAAATCCATTAGGTAACCAACCTAATATAGAACGGGAAAATGTTAGAGACAGAGATAACTCCCATTTACTGAGAATTATAGCTGATGCTTTGCAACGAGTAGCGGGAACT GGAATTGATCCATCCACTACAGAGAATTGGATGGAATCAACTAAACGAGTTCTGCAGCAATTAGAATGTACCCGCCGAGAGAGCTTGATCTGTGCTGTTTCTCTACTGCAAGGAGAAGCCTATTTGTGGTGGGAATCTGTAATACGACATCTGCCTACAGAACAGGTGACATGGGAtttatttcaaaaagaatttcagaagaaatatgtTGGGGAGCTGTATATTGAAGATAAGAGGCAGGAGTTTTtgatgttgaaacaaggtaaCCTGTCTGTTGTAGATTATGAACGTGAATTTTCCAGACTCAGCCGATATGCTTCTGAGTTTATACCGACAGAGGCTGATAGTTGTAAAAGGTTTCTTCGGGGTTTGAGAGATGAGATCAGGGTACAGCTGGCGTCACATCGAATTACAGAATTTATAGATTTAGTAGAGAGAGCGAAGATGGTTGAGCAGGTGTTGGGTTTGGATAAAAAGCCTGAGATAGCTAGATCAACTGGAAAACGGGCTAGCATTACTATTTCAAATCCTTTACCGAAAAGATCTCGAGAATCTAGAGGTGGTTGGAGGTAA